A single genomic interval of Ictalurus furcatus strain D&B chromosome 20, Billie_1.0, whole genome shotgun sequence harbors:
- the LOC128624095 gene encoding gamma-crystallin M2-like: MLIIWSFLPKQVIFYEDKNFMGRSYECSSDCSDMSSYLSRCHSCRVESGCWMVYDRPNFMGNQYFIRRGEYPDYMSMWGWGNNCIRSCRMIPMHRGSYRMRIYERENFMGQMMDVTDDCDSIMDRYHWSSGCHSCHVMDGHWLMYEHPHYRGKMWYFRPGEYRSFRDYGNMNFMSMRRIMDSWY, translated from the exons ATGCTTATAATTTGGTCTTTTTTGCCCAAACAGGTCATCTTCTACGAGGACAAGAACTTCATGGGCCGCTCCTATGAGTGCAGCAGTGACTGTTCCGACATGTCCTCATACCTGAGCCGCTGCCACTCATGCAGGGTGGAGAGTGGCTGCTGGATGGTCTATGATCGCCCCAACTTCATGGGAAATCAATATTTCATCAGGAGGGGCGAGTACCCTGACTACATGAGCATGTGGGGCTGGGGCAACAACTGCATCAGGTCCTGCCGCATGATCCCCATG CACAGGGGCTCCTACAGAATGAGGATCTATGAGAGGGAGAACTTCATGGGTCAGATGATGGATGTGACTGACGACTGCGACTCCATCATGGATCGTTACCACTGGTCCAGCGGTTGCCACTCGTGCCACGTGATGGACGGCCACTGGCTCATGTACGAGCATCCCCACTACAGAGGCAAGATGTGGTACTTCAGGCCCGGAGAGTACCGCAGCTTCAGGGACTACGGCAACATGAACTTCATGAGCATGAGACGCATCATGGATTCTTGGTATTGA